One part of the Glycine soja cultivar W05 chromosome 11, ASM419377v2, whole genome shotgun sequence genome encodes these proteins:
- the LOC114376873 gene encoding protein HIRA-like isoform X1, whose protein sequence is MIAEKPSWVRHEGMQIFSIDVQPGGLRFATGGGDHKVRIWNMKSVSTDLENDDSSQRLLATLRDHFGSVNCVRWAKHGRYVASGSDDQVILIHERKPGSGTTEFGSGEPPDIENWKVAMTLRGHTADVVDLNWSPDDSALASGSLDNTIHVWNMSNGICTAVLRGHSSLVKGVAWDPIGSFIASQSDDKTVIIWRTSDWSLAHRTDGHWAKSLGSTFFRRLGWSPCGHFITTTHGFQKPRHSAPVLERGEWSATFDFLGHNAPIIVVKFNHSMFRRNLTNAQEVKSVPVGWTNGASKTGSKEPQPYNVIAIGSQDRTITVWTTASPRPLFVAKHFCTQSVVDLSWSPDGYSLFACSLDGSVATFHFEVKELGQRLGDAELDELKRSRYGDVKGRKANLAESPAQLLLEAASAKQTPSKKVVSDVQQNQSKAKAYVDVAVTAKNAELQNDDGKKSGGPVGDVSNKAATSGRISSPVKQREYRRPDGRRRIIPEAVGVPVQQENISGAVQQALNFRIVSSDHRKDIERAVSNEDGARVCTLGGAHGRNTDIKERSGVTARATISESLVIEKVPASAGDGSVNVEQSSNLMSSSSLAACSGTLSIRVFDKKSGEDSSPILLEARPREHAVNDIVGLGNTSIMKETEIVCSKGPHTLWSDRISGKVTVLAGNGNFWAVGCDDGCLQIYTKCGRRAMPTMMMGSAATFVDCDECWTLLLVTRKGSLYLWDLFNRTCLLQDSLTSLVASSPNSSGTIKVISVKLSKSGSPLVVLATRHAFLFDMNVKCWLRVADDFFPASNFSSSWSLGSIQSGELAALQVDLRKYLARKPGWTRVTDDGVQTRAHLETQLASSLALGSPNEYRQCLLSYVRFLAREADESRLREVCESFLGPPTGMVEETSSDSKNLAWDPMVLGMRKHKLLREDILPSMASNRKVQRLLNEFMDLLSEYEIIDANQEQSNPTVPNSSLPETNPIESSSLATDQEHTAPPKLDHNTPLEKEQINFPPALTDEASADTPMTDQANQDAQVKESV, encoded by the exons ATGATAGCCGAGAAACCTAGTTGGGTTAGGCATGAGGGCATGCAAATTTTCTCCATTGATGTTCAACCCGGAGGGCTCAGGTTCGCTACTGGTGGTGGTGACCACAAg GTTCGCATATGGAATATGAAGTCTGTTAGTACTGACTTAGAAAATGATGATTCTTCTCAAAGGCTTCTTGCAACTCTACGGGATCACTTTGGGTCTGTCAACTGTGTTAGGTGGGCTAAGCATGGAAGGTATGTTGCATCAGGCTCTGATGATCAGGTGATATTAATTCATGAGAGAAAGCCTGGTTCAGGAACCACTGAATTTGGCAGTGGAGAGCCACCAGATATTGAAAACTGGAAAGTTGCAATGACTTTGAGAGGGCACACTGCAGATGTG GTGGATCTTAACTGGTCTCCGGATGATTCTGCATTGGCTAGTGGGAGTTTGGACAACACTATCCATGTATGGAATATGAGCAATGGCATTTGCACTGCTGTCCTAAGGGGCCACTCCAGCTTGGTTAAGGGAGTTGCTTGGGATCCTATTGGCTCCTTTATAGCAAGTCAATCTGATGATAAAACTGTAATTATTTGGCGAACTAGTGATTGGAGTCTTGCTCATAGGACAGATGGTCACTGGGCAAAATCA CTTGGATCAACCTTTTTCAGGCGTCTTGGTTGGTCTCCTTGTGGTCATTTTATCACCACTACTCATGGTTTCCAGAAGCCTAGGCATTCTGCCCCTGTGCTAGAGAGAGGGGAATGGTCTGCAACATTTGATTTTCTAGGACACAATGCTCCAATTATTGTGGTTAAGTTCAACCATTCTATGTTCAGAAGAAATTTGACTAATGCTCAGGAAGTGAAGTCTGTACCTGTTGGGTGGACCAATGGTGCTTCCAAGACTGGAAGTAAAGAACCACAGCCTTATAATGTTATTGCAATTGGAAGTCAGGATCGAACTATAACTGTTTGGACTACTGCAAGTCCTCGTCCTCTATTTGTGGCTAAGCATTTTTGTACTCAAAGTGTTGTGGATTTGTCCTG gAGCCCTGATGGATATTCACTTTTTGCATGTTCCTTGGATGGATCTGTGGCTACATTTCATTTTGAGGTAAAAGAACTTGGTCAGAGATTAGGTGATGCTGAGCTAGATGAGTTGAAGAGAAGTCGTTATGGTGATGTGAAAGGTCGTAAAGCAAACTTGGCTGAAAGTCCAGCACAATTACTGCTAGAAGCTGCTTCTGCCAAGCAAACACCTAGCAAAAAAGTGGTTTCTGATGTTCAACAAAACCAATCTAAGGCAAAGGCTTATGTTGATGTGGCAGTTACTGCAAAGAATGCTGAGCTTCAAAATGATGATGGCAAGAAAAGTGGAGGTCCAGTTGGTGATGTGTCAAACAAAGCTGCAACCTCTGGCCGGATTTCTAGTCCTGTTAAGCAAAGAGAATATAGACGACCTGATGGGCGTAGAAGAATTATTCCAGAAGCAGTAGGAGTGCCTGTTCAGCAGGAAAACATTTCTGGTGCAGTTCAGCAAGCACTCAATTTTCGTATAGTTTCTTCTGATCACAGAAAGGATATTGAAAGAGCTGTATCCAATGAAGATGGTGCAAGAGTATGCACCTTGGGAGGAGCACATGGCAGAAATACTGATATAAAAGAGCGTTCTGGGGTTACTGCTAGGGCCACAATTTCGGAGAGCCTAGTGATTGAGAAGGTTCCAGCTTCTGCTGGTGATGGAAGCGTCAATGTTGAGCAGTCAAGCAATTTGATGTCTTCCAGTTCTTTAGCTGCTTGTAGTGGTACACTTTCCATTAGAGTATTTGACAAGAAAAGTGGAGAAGATTCTTCTCCTATTCTTTTAGAAGCACGCCCAAGAGAACATGCTGTAAATGACATTGTAGGGCTGGGAAATACATCCATAATGAAAGAAACAGAAATTGTGTGCTCAAAGGGTCCTCATACACTTTGGTCTGATAGGATATCAGGAAAAGTCACTGTTTTAGCTGGCAATGGAAATTTTTGGGCCGTTGGGTGTGACGACGGATGTCTGCAG ATTTACACGAAGTGTGGGAGACGAGCAATGCCTACCATGATGATGGGTTCTGCAGCTACATTTGTAGACTGTGATGAATGCTGGACATTACTGCTGGTGACAAGAAAAGGATCCCTGTACTTGTGGGATTTATTCAACCGAACCTGTCTTCTTCAAGATTCGTTGACTTCTCTAGTTGCTTCAAGTCCTAACTCGTCTG GAACTATTAAAGTTATATCTGTGAAACTATCAAAATCGGGTTCCCCTCTTGTTGTGTTGGCTACTCGCCATGCTTTCTTATTTGACATGAATGTCAAGTGTTGGCTGAGGGTTGCAGATGATTTCTTTCCTGCATCAAATTTTTCCAGCTCATGGAGTTTGGGTTCGATTCAAAGCGGTGAGCTGGCAGCACTGCAGGTTGATCTCAGAAAATATTTGGCTCGGAAGCCAGGTTGGACTAG AGTTACTGATGATGGAGTGCAGACACGTGCTCATTTGGAAACGCAATTGGCTTCTTCCTTGGCTTTGGGATCCCCTAATGAATATCGCCAATGCCTATTGTCATACGTACGCTTTCTTGCAAG AGAAGCAGATGAATCTCGTTTACGTGAAGTGTGTGAGAGTTTCCTTGGACCTCCAACTGGGATGGTTGAGGAAACATCTTCAGATTCAAAGAACTTAGCATGGGATCCTATGGTGCTT GGAATGAGGAAGCACAAGCTTCTTAGGGAAGACATTCTTCCATCCATGGCATCAAACAGAAAAGTCCAGAGATTACTTAATGAATTCATGGATCTTTTATCCGAATATGAGATCATTGATGCTAATCAAGAGCAATCAAACCCCACAGTACCAAATTCATCCTTGCCAGAAACCAATCCAATTGAGAGCAGTTCACTAGCAACAGATCAGGAGCACACTGCTCCACCAAAATTGGATCACAATACCCCACTGGAAAAAGAGCAAATAAATTTCCCTCCAGCACTCACAGATGAAGCTAGTGCAGATACCCCTATGACAGATCAAGCTAACCAGGATGCACAAGTTAAGGAAAGTGTCTAA
- the LOC114375451 gene encoding fatty acyl-CoA reductase 3-like, translating into MELGSIIHFLQDKTILVTGATGFLAKIFVEKILRVQPNVKKLYLLLRARDTESATQRLHAEIIGKDLFRLLKEKLGTRFNSYVSEKLTVVPGDISQEDLNLKDPILGEEIFNETDVIVNLAATTNFDERYDVALGINTLGVMHVLSFAKKCVKLKVLIHVSTAYVCGEKEGLILEDPHHFGVSLNGVPGLDIDMEKKNVEQKLIQLREEGATEHDIELAMKDLGSERAKMYGWPNTYVFTKAMGEMLVGTTKGNMNVVIVRPTMVTSTYTEPFPGWIEGLRTIDSIVVAYGKGKLACFLANLKAVFDVIPADMVVNTMLVAMVAHANQPSDIIYHLGSSVVNPVKYLNLRDYSVRYFMENPWINKDGKPVKVGKVTILSNMDSFRKYIYIRYLLPLKGLELVNAVSCQYFQKMYLDFNRKIRTVMRLVELYKPYLFFNGVFDNMNTEKLLSSARQGGVETEFFYFDPKMIDWEDYFINIHFPGIIKHALK; encoded by the exons ATGGAATTGGGAAGCATAATTCACTTCCTTCAAGATAAGACCATTTTAGTCACTGGTGCCACTGGCTTCCTCGCAAAAA TTTTTGTGGAAAAAATATTGAGGGTTCAACCAAATGTGAAGAAACTTTACCTTCTTTTGAGAGCCAGAGATACTGAATCTGCTACTCAACGTTTACATGCTGAG aTCATAGGGAAGGACTTATTTAGATTGCTGAAGGAAAAACTTGGTACAAGATTCAATTCCTATGTGTCAGAAAAGTTGACAGTAGTACCTGGAGACATTTCTCAAGAGGACTTGAATTTGAAGGACCCAATTCTAGGGGAAGAGATTTTCAACGAAACAGATGTTATAGTTAATTTAGCTGCAACAACTAATTTTGATGAAAG ATATGATGTTGCATTGGGTATAAATACATTAGGAGTTATGCATGTGTTGAGCTTCGCCAAAAAATGCGTCAAACTAAAAGTGCTAATCCACGTATCAACAG CTTATGTATGTGGAGAAAAAGAAGGACTCATACTAGAGGATCCACATCACTTTGGCGTGTCACTAAATGGAGTGCCCGGACTAGACATtgatatggaaaaaaaaaatgtggagCAGAAATTGATTCAGCTTAGAGAGGAAGGAGCCACAGAACATGATATTGAATTGGCCATGAAGGACTTGGGTAGTGAAAG AGCAAAGATGTATGGATGGCCAAACACGTATGTCTTTACAAAGGCAATGGGAGAAATGCTTGTAGGAACTACAAAGGGAAACATGAACGTTGTAATTGTACGTCCCACAATGGTTACTAGCACTTACACAGAACCTTTCCCTGGTTGGATTGAAGGTTTAAG AACCATAGACAGCATAGTTGTTGCGTACGGTAAAGGAAAACTAGCATGCTTCCTAGCGAATCTTAAGGCAGTTTTTGACGTG ATACCGGCTGACATGGTGGTGAATACAATGCTAGTGGCCATGGTGGCTCATGCAAATCAACCTAGTGATATCATCTATCATTTGGGTTCCTCTGTTGTAAATCCGGTTAAGTACCTTAATCTTCGAGACTATAGCGTAAGATATTTCATGGAAAATCCTTGGATAAACAAGGATGGAAAGCCCGTCAAGGTTGGCAAAGTTACCATATTGAGCAACATGGATAGCTTCCGCAAATACATATACATTCGTTACCTGCTTCCCTTAAAG GGGCTAGAGCTGGTCAATGCAGTTTCATGCCAGTATTTTCAGAAAATGTATCTTGACTTCAATCGGAAGATCCGTACTGTCATGCGATTGGTTGAACTTTACAAGCCTTACTTGTTCTTCAATGGGGT GTTTGATAATATGAACACAGAAAAGTTATTATCATCGGCAAGACAAGGTGGGGTAGAGACggaatttttttactttgaccCAAAAATGATTGATTGGGAGGACTATTTCATCAATATCCATTTTCCTGGTATCATCAAGCATGCCTTAAAGTGA
- the LOC114376873 gene encoding protein HIRA-like isoform X2 produces MSNGICTAVLRGHSSLVKGVAWDPIGSFIASQSDDKTVIIWRTSDWSLAHRTDGHWAKSLGSTFFRRLGWSPCGHFITTTHGFQKPRHSAPVLERGEWSATFDFLGHNAPIIVVKFNHSMFRRNLTNAQEVKSVPVGWTNGASKTGSKEPQPYNVIAIGSQDRTITVWTTASPRPLFVAKHFCTQSVVDLSWSPDGYSLFACSLDGSVATFHFEVKELGQRLGDAELDELKRSRYGDVKGRKANLAESPAQLLLEAASAKQTPSKKVVSDVQQNQSKAKAYVDVAVTAKNAELQNDDGKKSGGPVGDVSNKAATSGRISSPVKQREYRRPDGRRRIIPEAVGVPVQQENISGAVQQALNFRIVSSDHRKDIERAVSNEDGARVCTLGGAHGRNTDIKERSGVTARATISESLVIEKVPASAGDGSVNVEQSSNLMSSSSLAACSGTLSIRVFDKKSGEDSSPILLEARPREHAVNDIVGLGNTSIMKETEIVCSKGPHTLWSDRISGKVTVLAGNGNFWAVGCDDGCLQIYTKCGRRAMPTMMMGSAATFVDCDECWTLLLVTRKGSLYLWDLFNRTCLLQDSLTSLVASSPNSSGTIKVISVKLSKSGSPLVVLATRHAFLFDMNVKCWLRVADDFFPASNFSSSWSLGSIQSGELAALQVDLRKYLARKPGWTRVTDDGVQTRAHLETQLASSLALGSPNEYRQCLLSYVRFLAREADESRLREVCESFLGPPTGMVEETSSDSKNLAWDPMVLGMRKHKLLREDILPSMASNRKVQRLLNEFMDLLSEYEIIDANQEQSNPTVPNSSLPETNPIESSSLATDQEHTAPPKLDHNTPLEKEQINFPPALTDEASADTPMTDQANQDAQVKESV; encoded by the exons ATGAGCAATGGCATTTGCACTGCTGTCCTAAGGGGCCACTCCAGCTTGGTTAAGGGAGTTGCTTGGGATCCTATTGGCTCCTTTATAGCAAGTCAATCTGATGATAAAACTGTAATTATTTGGCGAACTAGTGATTGGAGTCTTGCTCATAGGACAGATGGTCACTGGGCAAAATCA CTTGGATCAACCTTTTTCAGGCGTCTTGGTTGGTCTCCTTGTGGTCATTTTATCACCACTACTCATGGTTTCCAGAAGCCTAGGCATTCTGCCCCTGTGCTAGAGAGAGGGGAATGGTCTGCAACATTTGATTTTCTAGGACACAATGCTCCAATTATTGTGGTTAAGTTCAACCATTCTATGTTCAGAAGAAATTTGACTAATGCTCAGGAAGTGAAGTCTGTACCTGTTGGGTGGACCAATGGTGCTTCCAAGACTGGAAGTAAAGAACCACAGCCTTATAATGTTATTGCAATTGGAAGTCAGGATCGAACTATAACTGTTTGGACTACTGCAAGTCCTCGTCCTCTATTTGTGGCTAAGCATTTTTGTACTCAAAGTGTTGTGGATTTGTCCTG gAGCCCTGATGGATATTCACTTTTTGCATGTTCCTTGGATGGATCTGTGGCTACATTTCATTTTGAGGTAAAAGAACTTGGTCAGAGATTAGGTGATGCTGAGCTAGATGAGTTGAAGAGAAGTCGTTATGGTGATGTGAAAGGTCGTAAAGCAAACTTGGCTGAAAGTCCAGCACAATTACTGCTAGAAGCTGCTTCTGCCAAGCAAACACCTAGCAAAAAAGTGGTTTCTGATGTTCAACAAAACCAATCTAAGGCAAAGGCTTATGTTGATGTGGCAGTTACTGCAAAGAATGCTGAGCTTCAAAATGATGATGGCAAGAAAAGTGGAGGTCCAGTTGGTGATGTGTCAAACAAAGCTGCAACCTCTGGCCGGATTTCTAGTCCTGTTAAGCAAAGAGAATATAGACGACCTGATGGGCGTAGAAGAATTATTCCAGAAGCAGTAGGAGTGCCTGTTCAGCAGGAAAACATTTCTGGTGCAGTTCAGCAAGCACTCAATTTTCGTATAGTTTCTTCTGATCACAGAAAGGATATTGAAAGAGCTGTATCCAATGAAGATGGTGCAAGAGTATGCACCTTGGGAGGAGCACATGGCAGAAATACTGATATAAAAGAGCGTTCTGGGGTTACTGCTAGGGCCACAATTTCGGAGAGCCTAGTGATTGAGAAGGTTCCAGCTTCTGCTGGTGATGGAAGCGTCAATGTTGAGCAGTCAAGCAATTTGATGTCTTCCAGTTCTTTAGCTGCTTGTAGTGGTACACTTTCCATTAGAGTATTTGACAAGAAAAGTGGAGAAGATTCTTCTCCTATTCTTTTAGAAGCACGCCCAAGAGAACATGCTGTAAATGACATTGTAGGGCTGGGAAATACATCCATAATGAAAGAAACAGAAATTGTGTGCTCAAAGGGTCCTCATACACTTTGGTCTGATAGGATATCAGGAAAAGTCACTGTTTTAGCTGGCAATGGAAATTTTTGGGCCGTTGGGTGTGACGACGGATGTCTGCAG ATTTACACGAAGTGTGGGAGACGAGCAATGCCTACCATGATGATGGGTTCTGCAGCTACATTTGTAGACTGTGATGAATGCTGGACATTACTGCTGGTGACAAGAAAAGGATCCCTGTACTTGTGGGATTTATTCAACCGAACCTGTCTTCTTCAAGATTCGTTGACTTCTCTAGTTGCTTCAAGTCCTAACTCGTCTG GAACTATTAAAGTTATATCTGTGAAACTATCAAAATCGGGTTCCCCTCTTGTTGTGTTGGCTACTCGCCATGCTTTCTTATTTGACATGAATGTCAAGTGTTGGCTGAGGGTTGCAGATGATTTCTTTCCTGCATCAAATTTTTCCAGCTCATGGAGTTTGGGTTCGATTCAAAGCGGTGAGCTGGCAGCACTGCAGGTTGATCTCAGAAAATATTTGGCTCGGAAGCCAGGTTGGACTAG AGTTACTGATGATGGAGTGCAGACACGTGCTCATTTGGAAACGCAATTGGCTTCTTCCTTGGCTTTGGGATCCCCTAATGAATATCGCCAATGCCTATTGTCATACGTACGCTTTCTTGCAAG AGAAGCAGATGAATCTCGTTTACGTGAAGTGTGTGAGAGTTTCCTTGGACCTCCAACTGGGATGGTTGAGGAAACATCTTCAGATTCAAAGAACTTAGCATGGGATCCTATGGTGCTT GGAATGAGGAAGCACAAGCTTCTTAGGGAAGACATTCTTCCATCCATGGCATCAAACAGAAAAGTCCAGAGATTACTTAATGAATTCATGGATCTTTTATCCGAATATGAGATCATTGATGCTAATCAAGAGCAATCAAACCCCACAGTACCAAATTCATCCTTGCCAGAAACCAATCCAATTGAGAGCAGTTCACTAGCAACAGATCAGGAGCACACTGCTCCACCAAAATTGGATCACAATACCCCACTGGAAAAAGAGCAAATAAATTTCCCTCCAGCACTCACAGATGAAGCTAGTGCAGATACCCCTATGACAGATCAAGCTAACCAGGATGCACAAGTTAAGGAAAGTGTCTAA
- the LOC114377373 gene encoding proteinaceous RNase P 2-like, producing the protein MEEHPKKKKKGCRNPETKFQFELNSCSKAKDLRGAISLYDDAVSNNTRLNQHHFNALLYLCSNSVADPSLKPTALDYGFRAFRHMSALAVLPNEATVTAVARLAAAKGDADYAFELVKSMGKNYNNALPRLRTYDPALFCFCEMLDADKAYEVEEHMNGVGVSLEEAELAALLKVSARCGRVDKVYEYLHRLRSSVRCVSESTAVVIEEWFRGSKASEVGEAEFDAGRVKEGVLRNGGGWHGQGWVGKGDWVVSRTSVVADGHCCCCGQQLVCVDIDDVETEKFAGSVAALAFEREVKANFSEFQAWLEKHASYEAIVDGANIGLYQQNFADGGFNISQLDDVVKELYNRSGKKWPLVVLHNKRLRGLMENPSSRRLVEEWMKNGVLYTTPNGSNDDWYWLFAAVKLRCLLVTNDEMRDHIFELIGSNFFNQWKERHQVHYTFVKGNLKLQMPPSYSLVIQESEKGYWHVPLVSGTSCESTRCWLCITRPSGHDAVATVSNGVSSLDSQVDENSATSIAGKRKERSPPS; encoded by the exons ATGGAGGAGCAcccgaagaagaagaagaaaggctgCCGAAACCCCGAGACCAAGTTCCAATTCGAGTTGAACTCATGTTCCAAAGCCAAGGACCTCCGCGGCGCGATATCCCTCTATGACGACGCCGTTTCGAACAACACCCGCCTCAACCAGCACCACTTCAACGCCCTCCTCTACCTCTGCTCCAACTCCGTCGCCGACCCCTCCCTTAAGCCCACTGCCCTCGACTACGGCTTCCGCGCCTTCCGCCACATGTCCGCACTCGCCGTCCTCCCCAACGAGGCCACCGTCACCGCCGTCGCGCGCCTCGCTGCGGCGAAAGGCGACGCGGATTACGCCTTCGAGTTGGTGAAGAGCATGGGCAAGAACTATAACAACGCTTTGCCGAGGCTAAGAACCTACGATCCTGCTCTGTTCTGTTTCTGTGAAATGCTTGACGCGGATAAGGCCTATGAGGTGGAGGAGCATATGAATGGGGTTGGAGTGAGCTTAGAAGAGGCAGAACTCGCCGCGCTTTTGAAGGTGAGTGCGCGTTGTGGTAGAGTGGATAAGGTGTATGAGTATTTGCACAGGCTTAGGAGCTCTGTGAGGTGTGTTAGTGAGTCCACTGCGGTGGTTATTGAGGAGTGGTTTCGGGGCAGCAAGGCCTCTGAGGTTGGTGAGGCAGAATTCGATGCCGGGCGAGTTAAAGAGGGAGTTTTGAGGAATGGGGGAGGGTGGCATGGTCAGGGATGGGTTGGGAAAGGGGATTGGGTTGTGAGCAGAACGAGTGTTGTTGCTGATGGGCATTGTTGCTGTTGTGGGCAGCAATTGGTTTGTGTTGATATTGATGATGTGGAGACGGAGAAGTTTGCAGGGTCTGTTGCTGCCTTGGCCTTTGAAAGAGAGGTCAAGGCCaattttagtgaatttcag GCCTGGCTTGAAAAGCATGCCTCTTATGAAGCTATAGTGGATGGAGCAAATATTGGGCTCTACCAACAAAATTTTGCCGATGGTGGATTCAACATTTCTCAG CTTGATGATGTTGTGAAAGAACTGTACAATCGGAGTGGGAAGAAATGGCCGCTTGTTGTGCTGCACAACAAGCGTCTAAGAGGGCTGATGGAAAATCCTTCTAGCAGAAGACTGGTGGAGGAGTGGATGAAAAATGGTGTACTGTATACAACTCCAAATGGATCCAATGATGATTG GTATTGGCTCTTTGCTGCAGTTAAACTTAGGTGCTTGCTTGTGACAAATGATGAAATGCGAGATCACATATTTGAACTCATAGGAAGCAACTTTTTTAACCAGTGGAAAGAAAGACATCAG GTTCACTACACTTTTGTGAAAGGAAACCTAAAACTTCAGATGCCACCATCATATTCATTGGTTATCCAG gaATCAGAAAAAGGTTATTGGCATGTACCCCTAGTATCAGGCACTAGCTGTGAGTCCACGAGATGTTGGCTCTGCATTACTCGGCCAAGTGGTCATGATGCTGTCGCTACTGTTTCTAATGGTGTTAGTAGCTTGGATTCCCAAGTTGATGAAAACAGTGCCACTTCCATCGCTggtaaaagaaaagagaggtcTCCTCCTTCATGA
- the LOC114374530 gene encoding alcohol-forming fatty acyl-CoA reductase-like, giving the protein MEVGSVLNFLEDKTILIVGATGFLAKIFLEKILRVQPNVKKLFLLLRASDAKSANYRLQNEIIAKDLFIVLKEKLGANFKSFISEKVTLVPGDISYEDLGLKDSILREEICNQTDVIVNLAATTNFDERYDIALGLNIFGVKHVMNFAKQCTKLKVVLHVSTAYVCGERGGLILEEPYNFGDSLNGVSGLDIDAERTIVCDKLDELREQGATEREIKIAMKNLGISRAKVYGWPNTYVFTKAVGEMLVEQLKGRLSVVIMRPTIVTSTLREPFPGWVEGVRTIDSLAVTYGKGKLTCFLGNINGVVDAVPADMVVNAMLVAMVAHANQPSDIIYHVGSSLRNPLTYLNLQDYGLKYFTAKPWINKDGTPVKVGRVTVLTDMDSFQRYMFIRYLLPLKGLELANTALCQYFRGTYLELHRKIQVVMRMVELYRPYMFFNGVFDDINTEKLRIAAKQSGTETDLFYFDTKEVNWEDYFMKTHLPGIVKHVFK; this is encoded by the exons atgGAGGTAGGAAGTGTTCTTAACTTTCTTGAGGACAAGACCATTTTAATTGTTGGAGCCACTGGCTTTCTCGCCAAAA TTTTTCTGGAGAAGATATTGAGGGTTCAACCAAATGTTAAGaagctttttcttcttttaagagCTTCGGATGCCAAATCAGCTAATTATCGCTTGCAAAATGAG ATCATAGCGAAGGACTTATTTATTGTGCTAAAGGAGAAATTGGGTGCAAATTTTAAGTCCTTTATTTCGGAAAAAGTGACTCTGGTGCCGGGGGACATTTCTTACGAGGACTTGGGCCTGAAGGATTCCATTCTAAGGGAAGAGATTTGCAACCAGACAGATGTTATTGTCAATTTGGCAGCAACAACTAACTTTGATGAAAG GTACGATATAGCGTTGGGTCTAAATATTTTTGGAGTTAAGCATGTGATGAACTTTGCTAAACAATGTACCAAACTCAAAGTTGTTCTTCATGTATCAACAG CTTATGTATGTGGTGAGAGAGGTGGACTAATACTAGAGGAACCTTATAACTTTGGTGATTCACTAAATGGAGTGTCTGGACTAGACATCGATGCAGAAAGGACAATAGTGTGTGACAAATTGGATGAACTACGAGAGCAAGGGGCCACAGAGCGTGAAATTAAAATagctatgaagaacctcggtaTTAGCAG GGCAAAGGTGTATGGATGGCCAAACACATACGTATTTACGAAGGCAGTAGGAGAGATGCTTGTGGAGCAATTAAAAGGAAGACTATCCGTTGTTATTATGCGTCCGACCATCGTTACAAGCACTTTAAGAGAACCTTTCCCTGGTTGGGTTGAGGGTGTAAG AACCATTGACAGTTTAGCCGTTACTTATGGGAAAGGAAAATTAACATGCTTCCTTGGAAATATCAACGGAGTTGTGGATGCG GTACCAGCTGACATGGTGGTGAATGCAATGCTAGTGGCCATGGTGGCTCATGCAAATCAACCTAGTGATATCATCTATCATGTGGGTTCCTCTCTTAGAAATCCACTCACATACTTAAATCTCCAAGACTATGGATTAAAATATTTCACGGCAAAACCATGGATAAACAAGGATGGAACACCGGTCAAGGTTGGCAGAGTAACTGTATTGACTGACATGGATAGCTTCCAGAGATATATGTTCATTCGTTACCTGCTTCCATTAAAG GGACTTGAGCTGGCCAATACTGCACTTTGCCAGTATTTTCGGGGAACTTATCTTGAGCTCCACAGGAAGATCCAGGTTGTGATGCGGATGGTTGAACTTTACAGGCCTTACATGTTCTTCAATGGCGT ATTTGATGATATAAACACAGAGAAGTTGCGAATAGCAGCAAAACAAAGTGGAACAGAGACAGATTTGTTTTACTTTGATACGAAAGAGGTTAATTGGGAGGATTACTTTATGAAGACCCATCTCCCCGGTATTGTCAAGCACGTTTTCAAGTGA